The genomic DNA CGAAGACGGAACGTTCCCTACATCACAGGTACGTTCAACGGCTACATTTGATCTCCGCCTACGTTCTAATGAAACTGATGGGCCTCATAATTATTCTTTTCAGGCTTTGCAAGAAGGAGAAGGTTCCGTAGTTCTTGAGGAGGAGCGACGGCTGTGCTACGTTGCTATGACTCGAGCTAAGACAGAGCTCTTCTTGACCTGGAGAAAAGAGGTGCCAATTTTTACGGGGGAGGGTATTCGGCAAATCGCTAGGAGCCGGAGCCATTTCCTCGACGTTCTTGTTTCTAAGAAGCCCAAGGAGAATGGTAGCATGGGAAGAACCTCTCAAGGAATGCcgaaatggcaaagtggtGTAGCTGCGATGGAAACGGAATCCAAGAGCCGACCTCGGCGGAAAGATGGATATTCTTCAAAAACCACCTATAGCAACACTGGAAGGTGGCAGCATAAGTCGTCCAAGAAAGCACATGAACTTCCAGTAgagccaaagccaagaaaatATGCAGGAACCACAAGCGTATATGACAGGCGACAGCCTCCTCTCTCCCGGGAACCGCGTCCCGCGACGCATCGTCCGATTCAGGCACTGTCACGAAACCGTTCATCTCCAGCGAGACAATCATTGACATCATCAAGCCCCGCTCCGTCGAAATCTACCGTCCCACTGCGACCATCAAAGAGTTCACAAGCAGGTCCTGTGTCACCAGGCAAAATGGACTCTACTTGGTTCTACCCTGTTGGCTCTGAAGTTGAGCACAGACAGCTGGGCCATGGTAAAGTCCTCCAGCCTCCTCTATCTAAGCAAACCAGTGATGTTTTGCTAGTGCGTGTCAAGTTTTCCAATGGTCAAGAACGGGATTTTCCGGCAACAGGGTCTGAACTGAGCCTAATATTGTAGATAACCTAACCCTTCGAATGATCGGTCCAAGAATTCTTTTTGTGGCGAGTGTCATTTCAtcttttcaatttctttgcgaaACTCACGCAATGCCCGACATTCCAGATACCGTTGCAGCTTGCTTTTCAATGAAATTTCGTTGTGATTGCTTGAACGCTCTTCCTCGCTTCTGCGTCTTTTCCTATCTCTCCTTTCGTCGTGTTTTCTCATATCAGTAATTCTGATACTTTCATCCTTTCCTGTTGCTTGACGAACAACATGTTTTGCTTGATAGCCTTTGCCTACCTCTGTGTTTCGAAATTGATTTAGATCAACAGCAGCCGGGACGTCCCTAGGTCCCTTTTGTCGCTGATGTTGCAGTTCTAATTCATCGCCTTCCCAGCCTCCCTTCGACCTCAACACTCCATGGGGAATTTGCATCGTCTCCTCCTCCGATTGTTCCCCTGTCATTTTTCCTGATTACAGTTGGTATGCGGCGCAATGTGCCTCCGAAATCAAAGCACTGGATGAGGAATTTCTTCTGACGGTATAACACACGATGGATGTAGTCATGGAATAGAAAGTTCGCCAAAACGTAGCCGCTGCGTAATCCCCAAGCATAGTCGAAATCAACCAAATGTCACGGTCCGTCCGCTCTTGGATCCATTCAAAAGCTCTCAAGTGTACGGCGCCGCGCCGTTCCTTTCGCAACTCGGAAGTACGGCAAGACAACACACCGACATAAGCCCATTTGTTGTGTTCTCGTCAGACATAAATGCAACTAATTGTAAAACAGAAATCCCTTCTTCCAAATTATCGGAAACCGATCGTCAAATTTTACTGGTCAAGTTCCTGCCGAGAGCGAAGGGTCGGTCATTTCGAAATACAAAAGATCTCTCTGCGGTGTCGAGAAAATTCTTAATTATTTAACTTGCTGGGACGGAGCAACTGCAGGTGTTCCTTACCAAAAACCACAAATCGGAGTAATCACTGTCAGCTCACTACGACGACAACCGAGAAGACACTGTCCCGATACAGGTACGAATATAAGCTCGCTAGCGACAGAGCTGCATGCCGGAAATGCCAGACAACAAGGCCGTACAAGTATACTCGCTAACAGAAAATAGCCACACAGCCAATATCAAATCATCTCCTCATTTCTGAGCAATACCTAGTGAATGTCCTTGATAGATCTTGGTGTGTGGAGATAATCTTGGCTGGTGAGCCCCAAGGGAATCCAGAAAGTTCGGCCAAATTTTTGCGTGCTCGGTACGATTCGAGGAAAGAATTCTACAAACCTGCTCTCGTCTTTCCATCACCGAGACTATCCTGTAGTCGCTGTACATGGCTCCGAATCACGGCATTCAACATTGCCTCGTCATGACATCAGTGGATGAGCAGGCGCAGCATGGCTTGGCATTAGAAAGAATTGGGATCGAGTCCTCGGTGTTTGACTCTATTGCTTCACCAATCTTTGCCGTCGATCGCCTTGGGAACGTCACCGACTGGAACGAAACACTAGCAGATTTGTCTGGTTTTGCATCCCTCGATGTGGTACGACGACCGGCAGAGTTGATGTTAGACGGTTGCGTAGACACTTGGCGCGAGGCCTTACAGACAGTGCAAAGAGCGAAACGTAGTTTTCGATGCATGTTGCGTCTGCATAGCAACCAATCAGTATCGACTTCAACATGGTATGCTGCGAGGATCTCCCGTTACAATTCTTACGAAGGGATATTAATTGGGGCTGTATGTATGCTAGATGAAGAAACTCAAACATTCGACATGGGTAAGCATATCCATGTTCAAGATCTGCGTCCAAACGATACTAAAGGATACGAACCAATACCAGATTGCGATTCTCGGGAACTTCTTGGCGGCACAAACATCCTGATCATCAAAATGGATAAGCATGGAAGGGTTGATCTTTGGAACAAGGTTTCTACAGAGATAACTGGTGTCACGGAACGCGACGCCCGCGGCGAGAATATTTCTGTATTCCTAACCGAGTCGTCTCGAAAAGCGTTTAGTGATGTTATGGATAAGGCATTGTCAGGTGAAGCATGCGCGAACTACCAACTAgagtttttgacaaaagatGGTTGCATTCGATACCTACTAGGAAGCGTCACACCGCGCACTGATCTTGACGGCAGCATTGCGGGCTGCTTGGTTATCGCACAAGATGTAACGGAGACGGCCATACGCGAAAGGACGGTCACAGCAACTGCTCTTGAACTGAGAATCCTAATTGATACAGCGAACGTAGCAATATTTGGAGTCGACTGTGACGGTTACATCAATGAATGGAATGACACGATGGCTAACACATGTGGTTTCACTGGTGATGAGGCGTTCCATAAGTCATTTGTCCATACCTTCATTGCCCAGGATCTGAGACCTGCCTTTGAAGTTGTATTGGAGATTGCCTTACAAGGGAAATTTACCAAAAATTACGAGGCGGAAATTTTAACAAAGCTTGGCGAGATACGGTATCTATTATTGAATACCACTGCTCGGAGAAACTCTGAAAACGAAATTATTGGAGTTGTATTGATTGCTCAAGATGTGACCGAGGAATACAAACATGACCGTGCAGTTGCTGCTATGGCCAGTGAGCTCCGGCAGCTAATTGACACTGCCAACGCCCCGATTTTCGGCATTGATTGTGAAGGGTAGGTAGCTTTGGAGTTTACTGTCTCGGGGAGTTGTTCGCAGTCTCACCTTGTAGGCATTGTACAATAGGGACGTGAACGAATGGAATGACAAAACATCAGAGATTACTGGATACACGAAAGAGGAGGCCTTTGATTGCTGTCTAGTGGAAACCTTTATCGTTCCATCAATGCAGGAGTCCGTGAGACACGTCCTGGAGACAGCTCTAAAAGGAAGAGGAACATCTAACTATGACCTCGAGTTTCGTACGAAATCCAACGAGATTCGCCATCTTCTTGTAAACGCAACCACTAGACGTGATGCTGAGAACAATATTGTGGGAGTAGTTGGTGTTGCACAAGATGTCACTGAAGCTGTCCAACGCGACCGGGCTGTAGCTGGTATGGCTTTGGAGCTTCGACAACTAATCGACACGGCCAATGCCCCGATTTTCGGGATTGACATAAATGGGAATGTAAACGAGTGGAATCGGAGAACTCAAGAGATAACAGGTTACTCGAAAGAAGAGACATTCGATGAGCCCCTAGTAGAACGGTTTATCGCCAAGCACATCAGGAAGAAGGTTCAAGAAATTCTGGACTCGGCGTTGCAAGGAATTGAGACTTCAAATTACGAACTCGAATTTTTGTCGAAGTCCGGAGAGCCAGCTTTTATGCTTGTAAACGCAACTACTCGACGAGATCCCGAGTTTAATGTTGTCGGTGTTGTTGGGGTAGCCCAGGATGTTACCGAAGACAGGAAACACGCAGAGGAACTACGAAAGATGCAGTATTTGCAAGCGctgcaagaagcaaaagtgGAAACCGAGCGTAACATGACTGCCTATTTTGCGCACGAGCTAAGAAATCCACTTGGAGCGATTGACAGTGCGCTGAGTGTGATGCCTGAAAACATTCCTGATTCGGCAAAGTCACTAGTCTCAGGGATGCAACTTTGCTGCAGTTTCATGTCATCAATTATGAACAACCTGCTCGACGTCCGCAAAATGGAAGAGGGTAAAATGACTCTGAACAAGACCCCCATCTCATTGAAAGCTCTCTCTAGAAAAGTACACAAAATGCTTGGACCCTCTGTTAAACCTGGAGTAACATTTACAGAAAGTTGTACAACCAACGGAAAAGATTGGGTTTTAGGAGATGAACATCGCTTACAACAGGTGATGACGAACGTTATCACGAATGCGATTAAATACACTGTCGGAGGATCAATTTCAATATACATGGGGTGGGAAGGAGACGATGTGAAGTTCGAGTGTGTGGATACAGGACCCGGCATTCCGAAACGAGAACAAGAGAAGCTTTTTCAGCGATTCGTAATGAGAGGAGGGGCACCAGGGACTGGACTAGGACTTGCAATTGCAAAGCATCTCGTGGATCTTGCGGGCGGATCCATCCGGTTTGATAGTGATCCGTCAATACAGGCTGGTACTGCATGCATCGTTTTGCTTCCGCTTGCACTATGTGATCCTCCAGAAGAAGGAAACAATGTCATCAAAATGAGTTTGCTAGATGAGCCCTTAAAATTTCTGGTCATCGATGATGTGAGAATGAATCGTACAATGTTGAAACGCCGCCTCCAAACAGGAATTGCACCAAATTGCGTCTTGACAGAAGCGAGTACGGGGGAAGAAGCCTTACAAATAGTTGGCAAGCAGACGTTTGACGTGATTATTGTGGACCAGtacatggaagaagccggagGTGTTATGGTCGGAACCGATGTTGTTTATGCGATGCGACGTATGAAAGTTGAAGCTTTAATCATCGGCTGCTCTGGGAATGATTTGTACGATGAATTCCATGACGCCGGTGCAGACTGGGTTTGGCAAAAGCCAATTCCAACAAACGCCACTATCATAAATCGCTTGCGCGAGGCATTGCTGACGAAAAAATTGCTAGCTTCTAAAAAATTTTAGGTTTTTAAAGCGATCCACTACTATCTATTCTAACGGTCAGTATCCATCGTCAGCATTTTCAAATCCTGAACGGAGGTCTCTCGGCCAAGTGCTGACGCGGACTTGAGAGCTTCGTCAACAGCCCGCCGCTGCAGATTCACTCCGTTTGCCAGTGCTTCGGTCACGAAGTCAACACATTCATCTCGTCGTTCCAGTCGACTGAGAGCAATGGCGACGTTGCTAGCAAATACGGGGTCGGTGAACAGTGACGTATCTTTTGCTTGCTCAAGAATATCGTTCAGCAGCTCTACCCATCCTTCGCGATTTCCTGGTATCCGTTGGACCTGATCTTGCATCTCCGAGGGAACCATTTTTTCGTTGAATGCGGCAGCGGCTATCACGATAGTTCGAAGAGCACTGGTCTTTGCAAGCAGTCCGGAATGCTTTCGCTGCTCAGATAATTTTAGGGCAAGCTCTACCTCGTTGAGATGTGGATTGCTAGTGTTCCACCACATTACAATGCAAATATTTGGAAACCCTATGGCCCGCTTGAGTATCCAGTACTTTGCTACTGCCCACACCAAAGGTTGTGTCCCCACAAACTTAGCAGTTTCGCCTAAAATGTTGCGGAAAACACGGACTCTACCGTCTATCCGTCCAGCAGCGGCTGCTTTCATTGCAAGAATCGAAAGTTCCTCTGAAAGGCATCCACATGACAGGGCCGATTTATAAACCTTGGCAACACCATCCCAGTCCTTCTCGTCCACAAGTCCTTCGGCAACCCTACAAAAGATATCAGGACTTCTATTTTCGGCGACCACCTTCCCAAAAAAGTCCATCGCGTCAGAAGCATGCCCTACCCGAAAAAATGCTGTGATAGCTTCGCAGGTGCTAAGTCTCCACTTTGTCATCCCCTGGCTGTTTTTGATTTCATTTTGAAACAATTCCAAAGCCGCGTCGGCATCTTCTATTGATAAGTACGCTCCCATTCGCGCCGATAGTAGAGCGTCAGTTGGAGGCAAAGCGAGGGCAGACTCATGTGAACGAAGACTCGCCGCATGTGAAGCTAAGGTTTCTTCAATCCATTTTAGAAGAACAAGACCGGCATCGGCTTGCTTCTCAACGGTACATGATCGAACAGCGACAGCTGCAGCGGTAGAAAGCAGTCGCATTTCTTCTTGTGAGGGACAGGATTTACTGTGGACTAATATTGAACATGCAGATGTCAGGCGATGAATGTGCCTGTACGACACCTCCCAACCCCCGTGCAGCTTTGTCGGTTTGAATCTTTCTGCACCTTCGTTTGCATAAGATACAAGGTCTCGAGCCTGCTCCAGTCGATCTACTTCTATCTTTCCATCAACATACACCAAGATGCCCTCTACCAACTTAAATAAATTTGATGCCTCTTGGTTCAAACCAAGACCGCAAAGGGCGACCATGGATGCAGAGAGAACCCCATCAGCATCATTTAAGGCACAGATTATAGGAGCTATCGCCTCAATAAGCGAGTTCTCGGAATGCTCATGTCCTTTAGATGACATTGCTTCCTGATACGGCAGTAAATAATCCGCAGGCATCCATATTTGGAACAATCGCAAGCACACCATGGCAACCCCAAACTGACCGTCTGAGTTACAGCCACGCATTGTGACTTCCACGCAAGAACCAAGACGAGTAAGGAGGTCCATCGACTTCGCTGCAGAATCCTCCATTACCTCAATAGCAAGCGATTCCGTCGTGACAACCCATCGATCCGATGGTGATTTTGCAATCATTGAGAGGAGTGTGTCCACAGCGTCAGGCCACTGTCCATCATTGACACATGCCTCAAAAACTCCAACAAGTGCATCAATACTGATTGTGTACTTTTCCTGAGCTATTTGGTTGTAGTAATCCAATGCGCGCCTGCTCGATCCTTCTTCAAAAGATTGGCCTAAGGCTTGAAGGGCAAGATCTCGACACAATGGATGAAGGGGATTCTCGCCTCCAGCCCACTGCCACTCTCCAGCGATGCTCAGTTTAGAGACCACGAACTCATCGAATATTTCCATTGCCTGCTGTGAGGAGTCGTTTGCAATGCAAGCCTTCATGACAGCAGCCACGAGGGGCTGACATTTCAAAACACCTTGTTCAGTTAGAGTCTGCTTTATTTCTAGGTCAACACAGGCAGGGGCAACCGTACATACCTGTCCAAGCCGACTTGCATCGAAGCTATTTTTTAAGTATTTGATAAATGCCTCCCATTCACCAACATGGCCAATTGCAGTTCCCGCGGCAAGCAAATCTACGAGAAAGAAACATGCGTTAAGATGAATCATCAAACTGTCGCTCAAGCAAAGGCTCATTCTACAACATACATTTGTCTTGATCAAACGGCGATACCATAGTCATACGCAACACACTATCCATGACAGGTTCTATAACGGGCATGTTGCGTTCTTGAGCAAACCGTGCAACTGCGTAAAGACCAACGGGATTGGCAACGTCTTCATCATATGGTCGGTAGCCCGAGTCCTCTGGGTCTATGTGACTCCAG from Phaeodactylum tricornutum CCAP 1055/1 chromosome 22, whole genome shotgun sequence includes the following:
- the SKP3 gene encoding sensor kinase protein 3 (phytochrome like protein, two component system histidine kinase), producing the protein MAPNHGIQHCLVMTSVDEQAQHGLALERIGIESSVFDSIASPIFAVDRLGNVTDWNETLADLSGFASLDVVRRPAELMLDGCVDTWREALQTVQRAKRSFRCMLRLHSNQSVSTSTWYAARISRYNSYEGILIGAVCMLDEETQTFDMGKHIHVQDLRPNDTKGYEPIPDCDSRELLGGTNILIIKMDKHGRVDLWNKVSTEITGVTERDARGENISVFLTESSRKAFSDVMDKALSGEACANYQLEFLTKDGCIRYLLGSVTPRTDLDGSIAGCLVIAQDVTETAIRERTVTATALELRILIDTANVAIFGVDCDGYINEWNDTMANTCGFTGDEAFHKSFVHTFIAQDLRPAFEVVLEIALQGKFTKNYEAEILTKLGEIRYLLLNTTARRNSENEIIGVVLIAQDVTEEYKHDRAVAAMASELRQLIDTANAPIFGIDCEGDVNEWNDKTSEITGYTKEEAFDCCLVETFIVPSMQESVRHVLETALKGRGTSNYDLEFRTKSNEIRHLLVNATTRRDAENNIVGVVGVAQDVTEAVQRDRAVAGMALELRQLIDTANAPIFGIDINGNVNEWNRRTQEITGYSKEETFDEPLVERFIAKHIRKKVQEILDSALQGIETSNYELEFLSKSGEPAFMLVNATTRRDPEFNVVGVVGVAQDVTEDRKHAEELRKMQYLQALQEAKVETERNMTAYFAHELRNPLGAIDSALSVMPENIPDSAKSLVSGMQLCCSFMSSIMNNLLDVRKMEEGKMTLNKTPISLKALSRKVHKMLGPSVKPGVTFTESCTTNGKDWVLGDEHRLQQVMTNVITNAIKYTVGGSISIYMGWEGDDVKFECVDTGPGIPKREQEKLFQRFVMRGGAPGTGLGLAIAKHLVDLAGGSIRFDSDPSIQAGTACIVLLPLALCDPPEEGNNVIKMSLLDEPLKFLVIDDVRMNRTMLKRRLQTGIAPNCVLTEASTGEEALQIVGKQTFDVIIVDQYMEEAGGVMVGTDVVYAMRRMKTGFGKSQFQQTPLS
- a CDS encoding predicted protein, with translation MQTAMPRTRAWGNLVASRSGQRCPASHHPIRRWLTRNKPNRSPFVTTASLVPTNCMHVHTRNVQYFSTGKSSDPTKNWRFDQRNMRNRRVSKKDSEQFAKANQKAHQKSNKPPNVFIRELMRDINNLQKRLDNLDSLPAIWDRSTRSKLYDTNSQEQRLAVLNEGRQLLETIRLAVEKGTLKPLEDHGHETSVLMERILKLYSETPSTTDTHSSFDECQTVLSVMDAWKIDRQHLHVVYSITAATREGRWEDASNLFWSHIDPEDSGYRPYDEDVANPVGLYAVARFAQERNMPVIEPVMDSVLRMTMVSPFDQDKYLLAAGTAIGHVGEWEAFIKYLKNSFDASRLGQPLVAAVMKACIANDSSQQAMEIFDEFVVSKLSIAGEWQWAGGENPLHPLCRDLALQALGQSFEEGSSRRALDYYNQIAQEKYTISIDALVGVFEACVNDGQWPDAVDTLLSMIAKSPSDRWVVTTESLAIEVMEDSAAKSMDLLTRLGSCVEVTMRGCNSDGQFGVAMVCLRLFQIWMPADYLLPYQEAMSSKGHEHSENSLIEAIAPIICALNDADGVLSASMVALCGLGLNQEASNLFKLVEGILVYVDGKIEVDRLEQARDLVSYANEGAERFKPTKLHGGWEVSYRHIHRLTSACSILVHSKSCPSQEEMRLLSTAAAVAVRSCTVEKQADAGLVLLKWIEETLASHAASLRSHESALALPPTDALLSARMGAYLSIEDADAALELFQNEIKNSQGMTKWRLSTCEAITAFFRVGHASDAMDFFGKVVAENRSPDIFCRVAEGLVDEKDWDGVAKVYKSALSCGCLSEELSILAMKAAAAGRIDGRVRVFRNILGETAKFVGTQPLVWAVAKYWILKRAIGFPNICIVMWWNTSNPHLNEVEL